The nucleotide sequence TACATTTTCTACAATGTCTTGAGATATTTTGCAATATCCCAATGTATCCCATGTGTGTGTTATTGACTTTgtgaaaatattacataatattatatttgtttctATAGTATCTATTAGGTTATTATGTTTTACGTAGTTTCAATAACGAGGAAACAATTCCAAATGGAACAAAACCAATATATACAATAGCAATGAGGATTGTTGGTATATGTGCTTCCGGTTCATCTTCGGAAAAAGATATATATCCATTAATCGTTGTTTCTACACACAGCGACAGAGGAAGTATCTAAAAATCTTATTATTATAAGATCATGCATAACAATTACCAGAATAAATGAGAGGAAGTTGTATGAGACAATTAGGTCAGTGTGTAACCCGCTCTGTAACGTATCGACGCAAACAGGAAGTTTTTTATGACGTTCTACATGGAAACTAAATACGCGTCTTTGTACGTATTCTTACTTCCTAATGAGACTTAAACGTTAATCGATAACAGGGTAACGGAAGCTCTTATGATCCTTTGCTCTTCTGCTTTCTTCGCTCCTTTCACATTTGCATTATACACTGATAAAAATTTAAACAAGTAAACTGTCAAGAACTTTTTATACTgttatatttattgtattagATTAGTGTGATCGGGAGTCGACTCGACCCCGATATATACACGTAAAAGTGTACCGGATTAACGATCGCAAACAGAAAAGATGTCGAACAAACATTATATTTCTTTGTCTTTGCATCACCGGCTCTTGAtataaattcaataacttcgatGTGATATTATGTTACTGCCTGTAACTATCTAACTGTAACTATGTTACTGTCTATCGAATTATACTATTAAATTGGTTTAATACTACAAAACCTGGAGCTATTGCTTTCCTCTCTTGGAGCACGAGATTCAATTGAAGAAACTGAGTATAAATTCAAGTATCATAATTCGTGTTCGGAATTTTGAGTGGCCGTCCGTTTATGGACAGGCCCAATCCCTTTTttaggaaattccgaattacaTGTTCTCCTCGAGCTGTAAACCTGATGACTTCGATGTTAGGTAAAATCCCCGGAAAAGGACCAACCAGAAGGGCACGATGGACAGACGAAACCCAACAGCTGGTAAGGAGAATCGGCAACGTAAGAGAACAGTTAATATTGAAATTactgaaatattgaaatttgaaaatcagGAGTGCCAACTTTAATAAACTTCAAATAGAATACACTTTCGATTAGAATaacgtaaaattatttttttctattataaattaGTTTAATGATGACGTTTCCTGTTAGAAAATAAGTtacgttaaaaaaataaaaaaattctcgGCAAAGCAATCAACGAATAAACATGTAATTAGCAACCAGTAACGAACTAGAAACTAACATCTTCCGTATTAACTCCGTTCacttaaatattttcatttcagaGAATACGGGAAAATGCTTCGCATAAGGATTCTAGGATTTAAAAGACTGAAAAATGTGGTAATAAGGTTTAGAGAAAATGCAAAAGTCACTTTTGTTTTTTCAAATAAACTCATATGTCTTTTAATACGTTAATCCAGTTCGGCATTCTCTATAAAAAAGTATTAACCTATTTTTATCCAAAACTATATTAATTTAGCAGGTATATTAACttgaatttatcatttttaacgtATGAAAGTCAAGGAAAGCAACATCTGTAACATTTTTCTTgagaaaaatttttctttcaaatcttttttcttgttatacaatttttatagtaTGCTTAAAGTACGATAAGAAATAACGGTAGTCTATACACGTTATATTGTTACGTGTTTGTTTGGttcgttttggttgtgttgccgttaatttttgaatttagattaaatgGTAGCGTTGTCTGATGTTTAATGCGATTGGCAATTAATCTCCACGTTTCGACtaacctgctacgcgcaggGGTACTGGCACGGGACAGGATCaaggttggtgaaaataaatgttcgcttaatcctattatatttGTAGGAGGTTGAATGATGAAATTACTAGTAGGTAAATAAAAtcgttattgtatttaaaatcGTCAATACAATGTCCTAGTCGTAAAACGGTGTGTGTAACGTCGTTTGGTCACAGTTTATAATAATCCGtttgcgatcgcgtccgtttatttatagtcGTCAGGGGGAAGTCGGAAGATTCAAATTTGTCTTTGTTTTAcggttacatgtagcggcgACGTTGTTTTGCTCGCAATTTGTTTATTCTTACATTATACGTAACCTAACGAACTTTATACCCCGAAGCGAAACAACAATACGATTTGAATCGaattctaactcttgtgccgcCACATCACCCCcctaccagtgataacgtttttattGCACTTCCCTTGAAAGTCCCCGTGTTTGATAATTTATGATGTTTAGCCGAAACCTGCCTGTAGCCGATCGGGAAACGGACTCTTTGGCCAGACCGCGTAACGTACGTATTATTAGTGTTTCCTTCGTTGCTTTCGTTATTACTATTTACGCCGCTTTCGTTGCGAGCGTTCGTTTGCTCTACTGGAATAAGCATGTCACGGGTTTCGGCGGTTTTCGCTTCGAGATCCTCTGGTACTACAAAGGCTGGCTTTAGCCGGTCGACGGAAACCGTTATTCCGGGATTGTTGACATTAATAGTGTACGTTTTCTCGCCTCTTCGCGTTACTCTGAACGGTCCATCGTAAGGCTGCTGCAAAGGACCTCTAATTGCGACGTATCGTAAGAATACATAGGCGGAAGACTCCAACTCGCGGAAAGtgaataatttcttttcatcGTGTTGTGTAACGGGCTGAGACCGGACTTTCTCCATTTGTTCCTTGAGCAGGGTTGCGAATTCCGAGGTGGCCCGCTGCTTAGTTGGTAAAAAGAACTCGCCGTATATCATCTCGGCTGCCGTTGCGTTTAGATCCTTCTTTATCGTGGTTCTAATACCTAATAGCACGATTTGCAGAAtttcgacccagttgctcgtgtcgtgacATTTGATCGCCGCTTTAAGCTGTCTctgtaggcgttctaccatcccatTAGACGCAGGATGATAGGCCGATGTGCGTAGGTGCGTGACGCCGAGCAGCCGGCACAACTCTTCGAACAGACGCGATTCGAATTGGCGTCCTTTGTCGGTTGTTATTTTTAAAGGGACGCCGAAACGAGAAATCCAAGTCGATAGGAGGGCCGCAGCAACGGTTGGCGCTTCCATGTCGGCAATGGGAACGGCTTCTGGCCAGCGCGAATAAACGATCAATACACGTTAGACAGTATTGAAAGCCCTGTGAATACTGCATTACGATAATATCcacgtgtatatgctcgaatCGGCCTGCTAAAGTTCCGAACGATTCAACTGGTGATGATACATGCCTGCTGACTTTATTACGTTGGCACGGTATACATTGCCGCGTCCACGTACGGCAATCTTTGTTTACAGACGGCTAGACAAAACGCGTCGTCACCAGCTTTTCCCGGATGGGAAAGTCCGCGTAACGACTGAAACACGTTGTGTCGTAATGTTGTTTCGGTACGAACGGCCGCAAGGTTCCGGTCGACGTGTCGCAGTATATTTCGGTGTCTTTTTCAGGAAATCGGATCTTCTCAAGCCGCAGCGTGCGAGAATCGGAATTGAGGATTTGGCGTAGTTCATCGTCGTTACCTTGCGCTACTGCTAACGTTCAATGATCTACCGCGTTTTCGATTGTCCCGATACGGGCTCCGCAGGGAGGACTTGCTTATGTAAGTCTATGAGGGCTGGCAAACCCACGTTCCCGCAGCCAGGGAGGaccgtcgggacaagcgtcccgcttacgtgagtcctctCTGTACACCGCAAGGAAGGTCGCCGGGAGTGTAGGCGAGAGGCTCGTCTATGCTTTCTCTACGTGGCCTTGGGTAGTAGCGCACCCAGGATCCTGATGCCAAGGATAGGACCGTCGGGATAAGTTCCCGGGCACTTTGTGCCTTGAGGCCCCCGCTTACGCGAGTCCTATCTGGATCTGTCGAGTACGGTTAGCAGGTCGCCGGCTGGCAGTGACGTGGCGGTAAATCCACACGATAGTCCCACCAATGACTTAGGATGGTACCACGGGCGGTCGAGTGTAAGCCCGGTGGGAGTAGTGACGCCTCTGCTCGGCCAATTATGGGTTTGGACTCGTGGTGACAGTGGTTGATGGCCAAGATGCTGACAAGAGGGCCGATTTAGGGGGTAATGGCTCGCCCCGAATGGCCttcggcgggtgagcagcgtcccacctgctccggaACCGTCCTGGTGAGACGGTAGGGCTTAGAATCGCCCCGTTCGATCTGTAACGAGCGACAGCCCCTGCAGGCTTAGCTAGTCAAGGTAGCAAGGCACTGGGTGCCTTGCGCGATGGTTGGGCGTATCCCAACCCCTATGGCCCTAGGGGTGCCCGGGTTCTGTATGGCGATAAGTTGAAGCCGAGGAAAGCACCCGTGAACAAAGACAGACAATACTTGTCCTAGTTCCGGGCGTATTTCGTGGATGCTGTCGGCGATCGTGGTCAGAGTTTCGGGCCTCTTATCCTGGGCGGAGGCCAGGACGCGCTGCACGTGCACCGGGAGTTGGCCTTGCCAGAGAGTCCGGATGAGTTCGTCCGATGTTGCAGGGGTGGCGAGGCTTTTCAGGTCCCGGTAAAATTGAGAAGGCGTCCTGTCGCCTAGTTGTTCGCTCTCTATTATTTTACATAGGTGTCGGGCGTCTGACTCGCCACCTATTAATGAGTTCCTTTTTGAGGATCTCGTACTGCCCGCTCTCCGGTGGATTGGATAAGGTGCCGCGGATGAGTCGAACATAAGATTTATCGATATTCGCGATGGCGGTATTATATTTGGCCTCCTCACTCGTAATCCGGGCGTGTTTGAACTGTGCCTCTAACGCATTAAACCACAGCTCTACATCATCCGTTCAGAACGGTGGTATGCGGAACTGAGCGTTTTTCGCGTCCACGTTACCGAGCTCGTTTTTGCCGGTACTCGTCATCTCGAACGCTCTAATACTCGCGGAGTTCGAAGTCTTATCGACACTCTCCCGGTTATCTCTATCACTTttatcacgtcggggtcaccaattTGTAGGAGGTTGAATGATGAGATTACTAGATGGTAAGTAAAAtcgttattgtatttaaaatcGTCAATACAATGTCCTAGTCGTAAAACGGCGTGTGTAACGTCGTTTGGATACAGTTTATAATAATCCGtttgcgatcgcgtccgtttatttatagtcGTCAGGGGGAAGTCGGAAGATTCAAATTTGTCTTTGTTTTATGGTTACATGTAGCGGCGACGTTGTTTTGCTCGCAGTTTGTTTATTCTTACATTATACGTAACCTAACGAACTtcatactccgaagcaaaacaacaataTGATTTGAATGaaattctaactcttgtgccgctacatattattagacaaatattctccACAACAAATGTCTATTCTAATTCTAATTGGGTATTGACAGAATTGTCGTTGAGATTTCGAATACTCAaagttacaatcgttcgcgatacgttttcactcttattaattacaagattttaatttaattaattttcaataatttacaaattgacaaatacaaacacgtcgatAAACAAAACTGACAAGAACAGGGAACTaatgaaacaaagaactaaaagcaAAAGAACTAAAGGACTACAGAACTTAAGAACTAAGAGCAAAAACTAAGAGCTAAGGGAACTAAGAGCTGAAAAACTAAGGAACTAAAGAATTGAAAGACAAAGGAactgagaaattaagagctaaaggaattgagaactaatcgctatgaacaaagcaattacttgccaagaattggggaactgatcgccaagaaccaaggaactaatcaccaagaactgaggaactaatcacacaGAACTGAGGATTTAACTACTCGGAACTAAGGAATTACCTCTCTATCTTCcatgtcgctacgcttatttataattagatttaacgtggaggggtcgtcatgtgacgggttattccgtgggggttgtgaggctcgaatttggtttctatacaaattgttaaagttTATTTGAATCTCAAATTGAGacgctcactcgcgctattggtagttttagtctacgttacggcgcgtacgcagcgcgggacgtgacaatataatatgtaaataaaattgccCAGGCGTTGCCTATccgtatttattaattttcctgACCTTGTTAACGACGTAAATGCAAATACATAAGCAAGAAAAATAATTGAGATGGGAGTATCTGAATCAAAGAATACAATTTATCTCACATTATGAACATGTAGCATAACAGATTCAAACCTTTTATGAGTGCGAACAGTGTTCGTAACGATCTTTAACTAGCAACAGCTAAGACTGGATGCGGTGCTATCAAGGCCCTCGATAATACGCGTAGCAGTTAGCAGTCAtcgaaaaaatttatatctttttgttcttataatcaacaaaaataaaaaatcactGTGGAAACGTAAAAGTGATCATTTGATTGTGCAAGAAAACTTACGATGAAGAAGCTGTATCTGTGCCTTGTATTGGAATTATGCGTGCTGACCATGTCGCAAAGAACTGCCTTGGATACGTCGATTCTCAGTTCCATCTACCGTGGATATCGTAATTGGTTAACGCAATCCTACGGTACGTCTGTTTTAGTTTATTTCGTGTTACGTCTTTATGCAATAATATCACTTTCTTTTGATTAGAGAGATGCTTTTTGGAGGAAGTGAAATATTGTGtatcttatttttcatagactaatgttttattgtgaatatatatattttcgtgATAAAATGATAAGTTGTCGAAATTTTTTTTCGGTAAAAGTAGACAAAAACTTGCACAGCAcggatcatttttcttttaacaTACAAATATTGTAGAGATTATATTTTCAAGTAACATACGCTATGAATTCTGTGGCACCCTCTTCTCGTTCTTGAGATGGGGAATTTTGCAAAGAGTACTTATTTCGAAATTCGTAACGAAACTAAACAGCAGTCCTGAAGTGTATTAAAAGTGACAAGTTGTTAGGTAAATGTGAAATCAAAAGATgtccatttccatttgttcttAAAATACTGGTCAGTCTTGTTATACGAGTATAAGAGGCAACAACCTGATTGTGATTTCAGATGGAAATTGGGTTTTGGTTAAGTTAGTGACGGGCTGCGCGGGAAAAGTTGATACCTCGCCACTGAACGCCTTTACTTTATAGCATAAATCTTGAAAATATACAGTAGCTCACGAAAGTTGTCACATACTATTAAAACTCTAGACGATTAAAATATGCACGTTAAATTTAAGAGATGAAAACATACATCTGTATATCTAAAATTAAGAACGAATTCGATAACGTTTGTAAAAGTTCTGAAATCCTTCGTTGCAATTACTTGATCGGAATTATGATATATCGCGTGCAATGTTtcatcacagatgaagtatttttgtaaattgttttaaaataaCTATTTTGTAGGCACAAGAAATGGCGATCGAATGTCTCAATTacggaataaatataaatttcaaacgGAAGTTCCAATAGACGTCCCTTTTCCTTGCAATGTAACAGGTACTTAAACaaatttatgattattattGTCAAATACTCCATGATACCacttgtaaatattatatcgtcgtatttattctttaaaatcattattcaatttaaatcgcagatttcttttatttccaataatttttgcaatttatCCTAGGGACAATCGGTAAATTTCTGTAGCAGGAAATTACAGTGAAGAACGCAGTTCTTTATAATTTGTAATGGCTACAAGAATGTCAATGTGATTTCGAGTTCATCCATAGTCTTGTcctattaatatcatttttgaagatatataacattataagCTTCTCACCCCACTGTAGTTTAAGAATAGTAAAATTGATGCTTATCTTTTGAAGTTCATATGTATTCTAATGTCTTTACTTTAATTTGTTTAGCTGGCAGGTCTTCCAAAGGTCCCGAGTCGGTTCACCATTTAAAACCAGGAGACATAGATGTCATTGCTGCAATGGGTGATTCCGTGACAATCGGAGCTGGAGTTACTTCGATTTATACGTTCGAAGTGAACATTGAAAATAGAGGCATAGTGGGTAGTATCGGCGGTCAAGGAACTTGGCGAGAGTACCTGACTCTCCCTAATATTCTTAAAGTATGTTCATTTTTTACATCTGCATTGTTTACGCACACGATTTGTGTTATCGCCATAAATGCGAATACTGAAATCTTTCATAGTCCGATTTTTCTATATGCAGGAATTCAATCCTAAATTAATAGGTTATTCACTTGGAGACGCTATAAGTACTGATCCAGCTGCGCAGTTAAACGTCGCCGAAGCTGGAGCTATGTCTAAAGATATGACTTTCATGGCGACATATCtggtcaataaaataaaagttgacCCGAGAGTAGATATAAACAAACATTGGAAGGTTCGTATGTAGACaaagtaattatatattatacatatttactaCATGACAGGTGGTGTTTTAATATGCACATAATCATTGAAATTAAAAACTGATTAATGGAACATAAATTCACataaaatctaaattattcacctttaccatttttattcaaatattaaaataaaaattagacaAGGCCTTTATACGTTCATTAATAAGGAATAAAGATCATAATGAAATTATTGGCATTGTAATTCGAGAAGTATTTCATTGCAGTTATGGTGAACTATTTTCAAAAGTTAATTACATTACCTTTTATTCACTAGAAACACACTTGCAATATAATtcaaaattacaattacaatttaaaAAGATTGGATGCAAGTATGAAATTGCAAGTATAAGATGCAagtataatttcatttattgtTTAATCGTTTACGCAATAGtatctacatttttatgttttacaGTTGATTTCGTTGATGATTGGAAGTAATGATTTTTGCTCTAATATGTGTGCAACTTCTTCTCCATGGACTATGCTAAATGATCACAAAATAGATTTAATTCATACTCTTAGAATATTAAGAGACAATTTACCAAGAACTTTTGTTGCTCTTATACCACCACCTCACTTAAAGGAACTGGTTGCTGCACACAAAGGAAGAGAGTCATTGCGGTGCTATTTGGCATCCATGATTGAATGCTCATGTATGTTTGCTTTACAATTTAGGGATCAAAGACcggaatattataaattaattgagaggtttgtataattttccgaatttaactttttaaatattttgtgctTGAGGATTAAACACTTACAAGAATTTTGTTATATCATACTTTATATTTAATCTTAGTAATTATAGATAAAAGGGGCTACAATTCCCATTTTAATGAAACTTAAGTATGTTGTGAAACTCAACATTTTTCCTACAGTGGGTAAACTCAATTAGTTTCCGAAATATTTGGAGAAAGCTGCTGCTACTACTATGTTGAATCTGACTTATAAGGCATGGTGTGACCACACATCTACTGTTGTGTGTCTATAAACACATCGCTGCGACCTGCAAATAATCTTTATAACGGGCGAACTGTTTAATATTTATCCTACCTAACTACTATTCTAACTACCTCGAAAACgtaaaaaaacattttgaaCGCACAAGTCTTACATATCTCAGCGGTTGTCAAAAACTATACAAAGTCGAACCCTATTCTAGAAAAGTATCAATACTGAGCAATCCAGTCGTCGCACCGTGAGGAGGCTGACTGCCATCAGACTTTAACGACGGCCTAATTGAAAGACCGATCTACATTCAATACGGATTGTGCTCTTGAACACGCATTTAGTTTTGCAACCTTCAACAAGTAATTCATGTACACACTTTTGAGCTAAATACGAATTGGCCAACCATTTTTTGCTAGAACGCACAGCTTTTGAAAAACTCAATTTTgagaaaaaatgtaagaaaaattcaaattcgcAACTTCGCGAATGTTTTGTTTTTTTACATTAGTAGCTGTGTATCGAGATGTGTTTTGGACAAAAAATACTGTGGCTCTCTTGAATAAAATGATATGTACTGTTATGGTATTATAGACATTTAAATATGTGTAGATAATGATTAAAGCGAGAAGAACGCATAGAAAGCGTCATTCTTTTCCTTAGATTTTCCAActtatttcaaaaattaaatgtcTACAACACTATCTAGAATCCAACACTAGCACGCGATAGAACAAACATTTTTGCTAAGGACAGCTTCAATAAAGCCAGAAAATCATGTTTTGTTTTTAATGTAAATGCGAATAAGTTTGACAAAACACGCGGTGACGGCAATGGTACTCAGTGTTGCCGAGTATCTCACCTGTCGCTCAGTATAATGGAACCGCAGAACGCGTGAGGCTATTAGCCGTCGACATTGACTAGCATTGCCTTCGTCCCGTATTTTGTCAAACTTTTTCGCTTTTCCAGGAGTTCATCCGCTATACAGATCGTTTCACACCAGCTATGATGTGTTTATAGAAACAGTGGATAAGCGATCGCACCACTCTGACGCATACGTTGCCATGAACGTGCATGTATAGATAAGATTTAATGTAGTATTAGCAGCagatttttgcaaatatctcggaaaccaAAGTCGGGTAATGGTATAATGTTTATAGCATAATGTTGTTTTGAATGATGAGTTTTACATTATAGTTAAATATCATCAAAATCGGAGGCGCAGCAGCTTTTGTGCCCAAttactttaatttttatttcatatttaagcGTATTCCATTCTCGTTATATGTTGGTGAATAACTTTATTGAAACGAGTTATTAGAGAACGACATAGATTCATCATCTTTGATTTCAATTCACATTAAGATCTTATTGACGACTCGAGCAATGTCGGGCTCGATTTTGGATGAAAAACACTGataagtatatttataaatttatattatgagCGTCTATTCAGACGACGAGTTCGTATTTCTATAACACATATCTAGTGATGTGTTCGATACGGTATCGATGTTATCGACAGCGATCTAGGAATTTCAATCTGTTATCAATTAATATCAAAGGCAAAGGTATTAGTTATTGTTCAGTTAATCAGGATATTGATTCTTTACTAACCGATACCAACAAGTACTGTACTTGAAACACCACAAACGTATCGATACTCGTCTGATACCGCAGGTAAGTTTCGGTACAGATTCTTGAAGCTAAAATAAGATGAGAATCGAGAACAACAGAATCGCGCTTTGTTATTTTACACGAATGAATATAGATCCGCAGCTTACCTCGTACAAGTCGTAGAGAAAAAGATTGTGGCATTCGAAAACATAAACCATCCTTGTAAGAAAAATCATAGGTTAGACGTTAAATCTGCTTATTCATTAAAATCCATAACAGCAACTCGAAAATCGTCCCATTAAATTTTCGAATAGAGAGGATCAATGTTTCCTCTAGTCCATTGCCACCATAAGTGATTAATATA is from Bombus vancouverensis nearcticus chromosome 17, iyBomVanc1_principal, whole genome shotgun sequence and encodes:
- the LOC143303876 gene encoding phospholipase B1, membrane-associated-like; the protein is MKKLYLCLVLELCVLTMSQRTALDTSILSSIYRGYRNWLTQSYGTRNGDRMSQLRNKYKFQTEVPIDVPFPCNVTAGRSSKGPESVHHLKPGDIDVIAAMGDSVTIGAGVTSIYTFEVNIENRGIVGSIGGQGTWREYLTLPNILKEFNPKLIGYSLGDAISTDPAAQLNVAEAGAMSKDMTFMATYLVNKIKVDPRVDINKHWKLISLMIGSNDFCSNMCATSSPWTMLNDHKIDLIHTLRILRDNLPRTFVALIPPPHLKELVAAHKGRESLRCYLASMIECSCMFALQFRDQRPEYYKLIERWQEIDEEVANYPEFHRNDFTVVILPTLEHAKIPVAEDGFADLSYLNADCFHWSQKLHALYANNLWNDLLQPVGNKSKSLTLLFEKFLCPTSERPFLMTYENSQNNET